Part of the Venturia canescens isolate UGA chromosome 2, ASM1945775v1, whole genome shotgun sequence genome is shown below.
cgaattttccaagGATTTGAACTGTCAAAAAGAACCATAAGCTAGACTCTTTCTTATCCTTAACAACCGAGGAATGCATGGCTCCgtcacgtgtttttttttttgtaattttcagaaaaaaaatgttcctcggcgcaaacttgaaaatttgtaaattcatACAGGGCACACAGtaaatttcgtcatttttcatgtatcccgttttgccccccTCTCCTTTTATATTGTCAGCTCGCATATATATGTCCTCAAATAGCAgtgaaattgcaataaaattcataaaatttggtgctTTCTTTTCTGGTTTGACTCTTTCACATAATTACACAGCTCTGTTTTCTGACCCACTGACCGCATGCTGTTTGAGGCAGAATGGAAGCGGAGAATTCGCCATTATAAGCCCTCGTCTAGAAGCACGTATATCCATAGTACATAATTGAGTGAGAAATACGACTATGACAGCGGATCGTTGGGACATGCCAAACAATCAATTGGAAAGTGCGGCGGCCTTTCATTTTCTGAgatgagctttcaccagttcatttttcacttttaacattttttttcttcactttctttctcTGCGAGGAAAATCGTGTGCGGAGATTTAGCGATGCGTAAAGATTTTCgcagagttttaaaaaaacgtaaGTCATTTCGCAAACTTCGATCTTTTTCGGTCCAGTCCATATGTAGTGAAGTGCTAAAAGCTTCGAAATTCATCGAAaccatttttcaattgtttcgagcgctgaaaatttgcaaaagaacgaggaaaaagaatttctcattttcaagaAACTGTTCTTAgacttttatttcaattcgtGTATTCATTTAATCGTTCTTCATTCCACTGGTACGGCGTTAATTTTCGGGTGCCATTATTCGactttccatttcaaatggtGTTTGTATTATATGGAtttaaagagaaaagaaaaaggatgGCGAGAGAGCAAGAAGGAAGAGAGCGCGTGAGAAAGAAGAAAGCCCGTAAATTTGGACGCGGCCCGTGTTCGGCTGTAAAGATACGCCGGGAAAGGTTTtgacgaaaataatgaaatataccTACATTCGTCCGCCGAAAGAACCACCCTCTTGTTGTATATTTACACGAATATAAGTGTGCCTGTTTGACTGGAGAGTTGATGCGAAAAACACGCAGGCAGACCACGGGGAGCAGACTCGAGCCTGCCTCAGCGAACCTAACCTCAACTCCGCGTTCCCACTGCGCGTGCGCCCTCGGTGCTTTGCTGTTCGCTTTCACCCCCTCCCCCTGGCAAAATCCTTCGGCCGTTGCGACCGCGTGCAGCCCGTCGaaatttctctttctttccgaAACCTCGAGTCAATTTTACGAACCCGTTTGCTTATTCAAAACATCGAGTTTCGGTCAACGATTCGCTGAATGTGTTTGTTTCGAGCTTTGAGTGTTACGTCGACTCCCTGCAGTGCGATTCGAGTCCGCCAATGCATATTTACGTTCGATTCAAACGAATCGCGTGGAAAGAACAAGCCCGtccattttttcgtctcgcATCGCGTACTTCGACACGTTCTTCCACAATATTTCTCCAAACCTCGTGCCAACCGCTAGAATCGGTGATCCCATAAATTCAGAAAATCGATAAccatcgacatcgaagtacaAAAAATACGTAAATACGAGGAAAACCCAggcaaaacaaaaagaaatgggTTACTCGACAACCCGCCAAAGAGTCTCAATCCCTTCACAAGAGTCGAACGAGAAACCGCGTTGACGCAGTAACGATCGTCGTTTCCTGCCTCGGACGAATTCTGCCACCGACTGAAACGTTCTTTATTCGAAACATTCGAATTTAAGCAGTCTCGGAGACAATTCGAACTGCTCCGGGCCCCTGGCCACGTTCGATTACGAATCGTTTTTGCCTGCGACGTTCGGAAAAATGGAGACCGCGACTTTTCAGACTCGCAGTTACAAAGTAGGCGGAGGAGACTCGAGAATTACAGTTTTCGGTGGAAAGagcagcgagaaagagagagaaggagggagTTGCACGGTAAGAGTAGGCAAAAGATCGGTGTATGCGGGGTCGTATAATTTTATAGAGGGCCAACTACGACCCGCGAGAAACGGTGGTCTCCGAGGTGCGTTTTTCAAGCGCAGAGGAAGAAAACAAGCCGAGGGAGAGTTGTCGGGGCGAATATTCGAAAAACACTAAACTTTAGTGCTCGCCTCGAGGTCCAACGTGGAAAATGTACAACGTACTTTATTATCCGCGTGCATGCGGTAAACCAAAAATCGTTTCAGAAGCTACCGCAGTAAGGCTCCGTACCTATTGTAAATATAGGTGTATTTACTCCCCCGCGAAAActcacttttattttcagttttccTGAGGTTATACTTGTTGCttaagaaaaatattcctCTCGGTGCAGCCGCAATTTCGCCACCGCCACGCAATTGCTTCGAGGAACGTCCTAAATCATTTTTCCCCTCGGCGAGCGCActctcaattcatttttttatgtttattggTTTATGCCTTGTTGACCGATTTCTCGTAGCCgcagaaaatttttgtttatttacttttttctcgaccTCGCTTTTCTTTCCTCTGCATCATTCCGCAAGCAATTTTTCACTCTtcccttttttatttacatcTTTGGCCTCGACGCGAAGCGACGTGAAACATTCGAATTCAATCGACAAAAGAGTTCCAATTATTTCACTCGattattgcaatttcattcTTCACTTTGGCCGACAAATTGGTGGATCCAGAAATTCTTCCGTTTGATAGCAAACGCTTTTGTTGATTCTAGCGaatcatcaaaattttcaaacgtcaATTAACACTTGATCGAAACTTCGTGATTTCCTACTTTTGGAAGCTTCCagtgatttttcaacgaacatCGATCATCCAATCGACTAAACCGTGATCGTTCGCATGGATAAACGAACTAttttatttcccgatattttgTTGTATCAAGGCCAAGGTAAAACACGTCGATTCAGTGGAAAAAGGCccaattttgagaatttttttataagctacatcaattttattgattgttaCATCACATTAAAATATTTGAACaatattttcggaattttgaaaaCCCGAACATCGATGATTGACTCGACGGCAGCTCATCTTCGGAGGCACTTCAGAAAAAAGTTGTCCATCGGTGAACAGTATAAATCGAAATCTACTCGACCGAATGACCcccaagtttgcaacgttggagtccaacgaaatgatgacaaaagagcctccaataattccagtaattctccaatttcgttccctgtcgaaCTTGAAATATTCGTAGTTTTCGAagcctgcaccgatacttcgggatgacgctgaagtttccaacgttggagcccaacgaaatgatcgaaaaaaactgttaaataattccagtaattctcctattttgttccctgccaaatttgcgattcgtagtttttcaaactgcaccaacgattcgtgaaataaaaaattggttaattaaatacgtttttttcgttcatttcgttgaactccaacgttggaaacttcggCGTCGTTACTTcgggaaataaaaagttggtgaatcacaaatgttttttttccttcagttctttggattccaacgttgcaaaattGCAAATTGCAAAATCGACCGATCCTTTCGCAATTTGGCATCGCACTTCCTTACGTAATCGTCCGGACGAGaaggtttcttttttttcaattttttacattttttgtgacacttggaagtgaaaacactgaTTTTCGCCTAAAAAATGTGCCTATTCGTTGATGGGAAATGAATAGttatgaaaatttggaaaaaatgtcgTGGATACCTGGTCGATTGTGTGAGGAAGCAACacgccaaatttcaaaaggatcGGTCGAGTAGATGTCGATTTGCACTGTTCACCAATGGACAACTTTTTCCCAAAGTGTCTGCACTCTCATcgagttaattattgatattggagtttcaaaaattcaggaaatctTGTTCATATATTGTATTACGATGTCACAATCAACGAAATGGATTCGTATTGTCTGTagggtataaaaaaaattcttaacatTGAGCTGCACTCGGTAggttcaacgatttttttcagcatttgCAAATTCTTTTTCGTCTCGCGTCTCACAAATTCTTTGCTGTCTTTtcgcgacgctgaagtttccaacgttggagtccaacgtaatgatcgaaaaaaactctccaatataattagtaattctcctattttgttccccgccaaatttgcgattcgtagtttttcaagctgcaccaacgattcgtgaaataaaaaatttggtgaattagaaacgtttttttcgttcatttcgttggactccgacgttggaaacttcagcgtcgtgtctTTTCTCGGGCCCAGCGCGAAGTGCCAACGAGACGGAAAATTCAGTTTGTTTCAGTGCCCTCGCGTCAGAGTACGCGCAATTAGCAAATAACGAGTTTCTTTATCGCGAATCGCGATGACGAGAAAAAACCTCGACAGATATTGAAACGTTGATGGAATCCGAGCACAGAAGTTGTCGCTTGAATGCATGACACGCTCTCGCCACTGTACATGATAAATGATCTGGAGACGTGATTCATTTACTGATGTACTCTGTGCATTACGAATGCACTTCTGATAGTGCACGTCGCGAGATGCATTCAGTCAGGCTTGCATTGCAGGCTGAGAAACAACGCACTCAACGTTCGCGTCGTCGAAAACACTCGAAATAATAAACATTTTCTGCACACTAGAAAAACTgcacacaaaaaaatcattcgattcGAACGGTGCGTTAATTCAGGGAAAATCGTAAGTATTGATCACTCAATCGTACACTATCGCGTGATAACTGTCGCTGCATGATCAGCGTGCACGAAAACGAACTGGAAATCAACCAAAAATCGACCTTAACGCAGCGGCTGTTGGCTATTTTGCAATGAATCGGCCCACCTTCTGACAGCTCCGAAAAATGAGCCTGGATCCAGTTTTTCTTGTGATCGAATCGACTTTGTACTTTTAGTCGCGATGTGATTGAGAATTGGACAAAAATTTGATAGTCTGCAGAGATTCGAGACGAAAAGTGAGCCTCGATGGTGTCTTCTTTATCTTTTCAGTTCAAAGTTAATTTTTCGGAGGGAGATACGAAGATGTACGCTGCTGAATTTGACTCGGAATTTGATCACGAACCAAGTAAATTTTCAGAGAAAATCGTCGTTTTAACGGTGTCCcatgaggaagaaaaaactttggttgATTCGACGTAACTTTTCGTTGAATCGTCGCTAACGcaataaaattgttgatttgacaTCGTTGATTCAACGATGTTTTCGTCGTAATGAGAAATATTCATTCGAGCCAGCAAATTGAGCAGCGAATCCACTTTCGCTTGCCAGGGTTTGTCGACCCTCTGAACAAACccagaaattcattttctcacTCAGTGCAGAACCACAACGAAACGTCGATCGAATAATAATCGTGAAGCCTCGATCCAGGGACCGTCGACACTGACAAGTCTCGTAGTTGCATCGCTTTGTTTGCTGAAAGTCaatacgaggagaaaaaagtgccTTTGAAATTGATAATAATTGTGTCTCGGAGTAGAATGACTTTCTGTTCTGTGCTCGTTCGATGGAAGTTTCGTTCAATCATCTCGGAGTTTTCGTCCGACTGAAACGCAGAGCGAATCGTTCATTTCACGATTGAAGGTCGAGCTTTGagtaatttgtttttttttctctaattctCTTTCCACAGGGAGCGACGAGGAATCGAGAACGGAAGTCAACTTGGATTGTTCGATAAGGATTTTCTCGGCAGAAAACTATCGCGAGGGGACAATAgaatcgaagaattttcgagcGATGACGAACGACCAGGAGAAAAACGTGACTTTCGACGATAAATCGTTCGAGGAAGTTTTGCGTCGCGGTTTAAACGACGAAACTATTTCCAATGTGAGGATAAAGAGTCAAACTCCAGCTGTTGGAAAAGGCGAAAATTTTATGAGTCAAATGTGGAGATTGACTCTGACATACTCGCGCGAGGGGCAAAATGGCGTAAATCGTAAACCGGATAAATCGATGGGGAATTCGCTCAGGAAAGAAATAAGCTTGATCGTCAAAATCGAGCCTGAAACGAAGGGTTTCTGTTTGGAAATGATCCGTGATCAAAAATGCTTCGTCACAGAgacaaaagtttttaaagCGATGATGCCCGAGATGGAAAAGCTGCTGAAACGATCGTTGGCTCCGAAGTGTTTCTACGCGCACCAAACGAAGGACAAGCGAAGTTTCATCGTCCTCGAGGACCTCAAACCTCTCGGTTTCGCTACTAAAGACCGCCAGAGTGGTTTGTCCCGATCTCACGTTAGCATGGTGCTCGAAGCTCTCGCCAGTTTTCACGCCGCTTCGGTCCGGCAGCGCGAGCAAGTACGTGGCTTGGCTGGCGATCCGCTGGCCATTCCCGAGTTCATTCGTTGCTCGAATGACCAACGTGCGCCAATTTTCagctaaaaatttcaaaatcctagtcacaaaatcgatgaaaaataacaGTAATTACGTTTGCAGAATCCTGAACTCGTGGAATCCTTCACCGACGGACTGTGGATGGACAAAACCCCGAAAAATATGTTCCGCGCAATGGAGCAGAGTCTTCGAATGGTCACCGAAAAGTGTCGAGACTGGCCGGAGCCCGAGTATCGAATAATAAGCGAAAAGTTACGGGCGATCGAGGCTAAGTTCGCCGCCGAAATTCTCGACGCCAAGAAGTACGAAGGCTCTGAATTCTGCGTGCTCAACCACGGGGATTGTTGGGTCAATAACATCATGTTTCGCGAGGACGAAAACGGCGAGCCTCTCGAAGTTAGGCTGGTGAGACTGAGGCCTGTCACGAGAGCCTTTTTCATTGAAACGTCGAATTACTATAAACTCGTTCGATTTATCaatatttcatgataaatttacaggtcgatttccagctgTCAGTCTACTCGTCCCCGGTCATCGATCTCGTCTACTTTCTCAGCACTTGTCTCTCCCTCGAAATCCAGGATGATTTCGAAGTCTTTTTCAACGTGTATCTCGAGAGGCTGAGGCTCAGAATGGAAACTTTAGGATGCAGAACGCAGCCACCAACGATCGAGGAGCTCCGTCGAGCTGCCATCAAGAGACGCATGTACAGAGTGATGGCCGGACTCATGCTCTATCCTCGAATGCTCGCGGATGTATCGGAAATCGAAAGTTTTGATCAGCTCATCACGAGCGGTCAGACCCGAATGAATATCTTCAAGAATCCAGCCGCCACGATTGCTGTCCAAAGGTCACTGCTCTTTATGCACAAGACTGGGTACCTCGACTGATCGGAATTCTGCTCAATTACGAAATTCAGTTGATTTCGTAGGATTCTGCGAAGGTTTCCGTACTCTTTGGCATCACTTTATCGTTGATCGTCCTATCgtaataaacggaaaattcgaaACTCTCGATTTCCTTTCCAAACTTGACTTTTTGACAGTAGAAAAGTTATAATTTGAAGTTTCTTTGAAAAGATGACGTACGACGGTGTTCTGGAGTCCGAATTGTTCGGTAATCTATAAAAAGATGATTCGGAGGTTGAAGGAAAGGAGTGAGAATAATTGCGATTTGG
Proteins encoded:
- the LOC122406515 gene encoding uncharacterized protein isoform X2, translated to MTNDQEKNVTFDDKSFEEVLRRGLNDETISNVRIKSQTPAVGKGENFMSQMWRLTLTYSREGQNGVNRKPDKSMGNSLRKEISLIVKIEPETKGFCLEMIRDQKCFVTETKVFKAMMPEMEKLLKRSLAPKCFYAHQTKDKRSFIVLEDLKPLGFATKDRQSGLSRSHVSMVLEALASFHAASVRQREQNPELVESFTDGLWMDKTPKNMFRAMEQSLRMVTEKCRDWPEPEYRIISEKLRAIEAKFAAEILDAKKYEGSEFCVLNHGDCWVNNIMFREDENGEPLEVRLVDFQLSVYSSPVIDLVYFLSTCLSLEIQDDFEVFFNVYLERLRLRMETLGCRTQPPTIEELRRAAIKRRMYRVMAGLMLYPRMLADVSEIESFDQLITSGQTRMNIFKNPAATIAVQRSLLFMHKTGYLD
- the LOC122406515 gene encoding uncharacterized protein isoform X1, whose translation is MVSSLSFQFKVNFSEGDTKMYAAEFDSEFDHEPRSDEESRTEVNLDCSIRIFSAENYREGTIESKNFRAMTNDQEKNVTFDDKSFEEVLRRGLNDETISNVRIKSQTPAVGKGENFMSQMWRLTLTYSREGQNGVNRKPDKSMGNSLRKEISLIVKIEPETKGFCLEMIRDQKCFVTETKVFKAMMPEMEKLLKRSLAPKCFYAHQTKDKRSFIVLEDLKPLGFATKDRQSGLSRSHVSMVLEALASFHAASVRQREQNPELVESFTDGLWMDKTPKNMFRAMEQSLRMVTEKCRDWPEPEYRIISEKLRAIEAKFAAEILDAKKYEGSEFCVLNHGDCWVNNIMFREDENGEPLEVRLVDFQLSVYSSPVIDLVYFLSTCLSLEIQDDFEVFFNVYLERLRLRMETLGCRTQPPTIEELRRAAIKRRMYRVMAGLMLYPRMLADVSEIESFDQLITSGQTRMNIFKNPAATIAVQRSLLFMHKTGYLD